A genomic region of Macaca mulatta isolate MMU2019108-1 chromosome 5, T2T-MMU8v2.0, whole genome shotgun sequence contains the following coding sequences:
- the PPAT gene encoding amidophosphoribosyltransferase — protein sequence MELEELGVREECGVFGCIASGEWPTQLDVPHVITLGLVGLQHRGQESAGIVTSDGSSVPTFKSHKGMGLVNHVFTEDNLKKLYVSNLGIGHTRYATTGKCELENCQPFVVETLHGKIAVAHNGELVNAARLRKKLLRHGIGLSTSSDSEMITQLLAYTPPQEQDDTPDWVARIKNLMKEAPTAYSLLIMHRDVIYAVRDPYGNRPLCIGRLIPVSDINDKEKKTSETEGWVVSSESCSFLSIGARYYREVLPGEIVEISRHNVRTLDIISRSEGNPMAFCIFEYVYFARPDSMFEDQMVYTVRYRCGQQLAIEAPVDADLVSTVPESATPAALAYAGKCGLPYVEVLCKNRYVGRTFIQPNMRLRQLGVAKKFGVLSDNFKGKRIVLVDDSIVRGNTISPIIKLLKESGAKEVHIRVASPPIKYPCFMGINIPTKEELIANKPEFDHLAEYLGANSVVYLSVEGLVSSVQEGIKFKKQKEKKHDIMIQENGNGLECFEKSGHCTACLTGKYPVELEW from the exons GGGTCAGGAGAGTGCCGGTATTGTGACTAGTGACGGGAGTTCAGTGCCAACATTCAAATCACACAAG GGAATGGGTCTTGTAAATCACGTCTTTACTgaagacaatttgaaaaaattgTATGTTTCAAATCTTGGAATTGGACACACAAGATATGCCACTACAGGAAAATGTGAATTAGAAAATTGTCAGCCCTTTGTTGTTGAAACACTTCATGGGAAGATAGCTGTGGCACATAATGGCGAATTGGTAAATGCTGCTCGATTAAGGAAAAAg CTTCTGCGTCATGGTATTGGTCTGTCCACAAGTTCTGATAGTGAAATGATTACCCAGTTACTGGCGTATACCCCTCCTCAGGAACAAGATGACACCCCAGACTGGGTAGCCAG GATTAAAAATTTGATGAAGGAAGCACCCACAGCATACTCCCTGCTTATAATGCACAGAGATGTTATTTATGCAGTACGAGATCCTTATGGAAATCGTCCCTTATGCATTGGTCGTCTTATTCCAGTGTCTGATATAAATGACAAAG agaaaaaaacatcAGAAACAGAAGGATGGGTGGTGTCTTCAGAATCTTGTAGCTTCTTATCTATTGGTGCAAG ATATTACCGTGAAGTCTTGCCTGGAGAAATTGTGGAAATATCCAGACATAATGTCCGAACTCTTGATATTATATCAAGGTCTGAAGGAAACCCAATGGCTTTTTGTATCTTTGAATATGTTTATTTTGCAAGACCAGACAGTATGTTTGAAG ACCAAATGGTTTATACAGTAAGATACCGTTGTGGCCAGCAGCTAGCGATTGAAGCACCTGTGGATGCAGATTTGGTCAGCACTGTTCCAGAATCTGCTACACCTGCTGCTCTTGCTTATGCAGGAAAG TGTGGACTTCCATATGTGGAGGTGCTGTGTAAAAACCGATATGTAGGGAGAACCTTCATTCAGCCAAACATGAGGTTAAGACAACTTGGTGTTGCAAAAAAATTTGGAGTATTGTCAGACAACTTTAAAGGCAAAAGAATTGTTCTTGTAGATGATTCAATTGTGAGAGGCAATACCATCTCACCTATAATAAAACTGCTCAAAGAATCTGGTGCAAAAGAG GTACACATTCGAGTAGCTTCACCACCAATTAAATATCCATGCTTCATGGGAATAAACATTCCTACAAAAGAAGAGCTCATTGCCAATAAACCAGAATTTGATCACCTTGCAGAATATCTAG GAGCAAACAGTGTTGTGTATCTGTCAGTAGAAGGACTGGTTTCATCTGTACAAGAAGggataaagtttaaaaaacagaaagagaaaaagcatgaTATTATGAtccaagaaaatggaaatggcCTGGAATGTTTTGAAAAGAGTGGTCATTGTACAGCTTGTCTCACTGGAAAATATCCTGTAGAATTGGAATGGTAG